One Qiania dongpingensis genomic window carries:
- a CDS encoding flavodoxin family protein: MNILVLNGSPRPNGNTAAMVEAFVEGAKENGHNITVVPVCQKSIAGCLACEYCHTKGEGKCIQQDDMQEVYPVLEAAEMIVLASPVYYHSFTGQLQCAINRIYALDKPKNLKKAALFLSSGSDNVYGGAIYEYQNSFLDYLKLTDMGVFTAFDQQNKSEEKLSELREFGKSL; the protein is encoded by the coding sequence ATGAATATTTTAGTTTTGAACGGCAGTCCACGCCCAAACGGAAACACTGCCGCTATGGTGGAAGCCTTTGTAGAAGGCGCAAAAGAGAACGGACACAACATCACGGTGGTGCCCGTTTGTCAAAAGAGTATAGCAGGGTGCCTTGCCTGCGAGTACTGTCACACCAAAGGTGAAGGCAAATGTATTCAGCAGGATGATATGCAGGAGGTTTACCCGGTTTTAGAGGCGGCTGAGATGATCGTGCTGGCATCGCCGGTTTACTATCACAGCTTTACCGGCCAGCTCCAGTGTGCCATCAATCGTATTTACGCACTGGATAAGCCGAAAAACCTCAAGAAAGCAGCTTTGTTTTTGAGCTCAGGCAGCGACAATGTATATGGCGGAGCGATCTACGAATATCAGAATTCCTTTTTGGACTATCTGAAGCTTACGGATATGGGCGTTTTCACAGCGTTTGATCAGCAAAACAAGTCAGAGGAAAAGCTCAGCGAGCTGCGCGAATTTGGGAAATCGCTTTAA
- a CDS encoding aldo/keto reductase — protein sequence MEYRILPHGGEQISVIGLGSSSITGTEQEMTAVLEAALQNGVNYFDMAPSERAPFAAYAKAFAGRRDEIITQMHFGAIYKGGKYGWTRKLSEIKEQFEWELNHLNTDYTDIGFVHCTDDLEDLEVVMNGGLWDYMKGLKDEGKIRHLGFSSHNPEVARRILDTGLVDMMMFSINPAYDYRKGSYAIGEVAERAALYRECERMGVGISVMKPFAGGQLLDAKTSLFKRALTHVQCFQYALDRPAVLTVLPGVRNMADLQTALGYLTATPEERDYSIIGEFTPQDADGICVYCNHCQPCPKGLDVGLINKYYDLALAGDEMAAGHYQKLPLHASDCARCGHCESRCPFHVKQEARMREIAQYFNQ from the coding sequence ATGGAATATCGCATTTTACCGCATGGCGGAGAACAAATCAGCGTCATTGGCCTGGGAAGCAGCAGCATCACCGGAACAGAGCAGGAAATGACCGCCGTTCTGGAAGCCGCTCTGCAAAACGGGGTCAACTACTTTGATATGGCGCCCTCGGAGCGTGCGCCCTTTGCGGCCTATGCCAAAGCGTTTGCAGGCCGGCGAGACGAAATCATCACCCAGATGCACTTCGGCGCCATCTATAAGGGCGGCAAATACGGTTGGACGCGCAAGCTCAGTGAAATTAAAGAGCAGTTTGAGTGGGAACTGAATCATCTGAATACCGATTACACCGATATCGGCTTTGTCCACTGCACTGATGATTTGGAGGATCTGGAGGTCGTAATGAACGGCGGCCTCTGGGACTACATGAAAGGGCTAAAGGATGAAGGGAAAATTCGTCATCTTGGATTTTCTTCCCACAACCCGGAAGTTGCCCGCCGCATCCTCGATACTGGTCTCGTGGATATGATGATGTTCAGCATCAACCCCGCCTATGATTACCGCAAGGGCAGCTACGCCATCGGGGAGGTGGCGGAGCGGGCGGCGCTCTATCGGGAGTGTGAGCGCATGGGCGTGGGCATTTCCGTGATGAAGCCCTTTGCGGGCGGCCAGCTTTTAGATGCGAAAACCTCTCTTTTTAAGCGGGCGCTGACCCATGTGCAGTGTTTCCAGTATGCGCTCGACCGCCCCGCCGTGCTGACGGTGCTGCCCGGCGTGCGCAATATGGCGGATTTGCAGACGGCGCTGGGGTACCTTACAGCCACGCCGGAGGAGCGCGACTATTCCATCATTGGGGAATTTACTCCACAGGACGCGGACGGCATCTGCGTCTACTGCAACCACTGTCAGCCCTGCCCCAAAGGACTGGACGTGGGGTTGATCAATAAATATTACGATCTGGCGCTGGCCGGCGATGAGATGGCGGCGGGACATTATCAAAAGCTGCCGCTTCACGCGAGTGATTGCGCCCGGTGCGGCCACTGCGAAAGCCGCTGCCCCTTCCATGTAAAGCAGGAAGCGCGGATGCGAGAAATTGCGCAGTATTTCAACCAATAA